Below is a window of Camelina sativa cultivar DH55 chromosome 11, Cs, whole genome shotgun sequence DNA.
aATTATTAAAGTGATGTTTTAATAAACTAATTtgacatcaattaaataaaattaatttaacatgtaTACGTTTgtatcactttttaaaaaactgatataaattatagattcacatcatttagataattgatgaatcttttaattttattgaaatcactttttaatatgatacaaaatttatatcGATAAAAACTGATGTTAATTTACATTagctataattaaaaatcacttacttatttatttattgtcaaCAAAAAGTCAAGGAaagaattaattattattttttattgttgtcaataatttttttttctttcgttggTAGTTAAGTTAAGGTGGGATTTTTACAATCCCACATCGACCGGCCCGTTTAGGACCGCAGACAGAATATATATGTCTAGACCCACCCCGCAAAACCCAGCGGGTTAGCGGTCCGGCCCGCGGGCATTGTGTACATTcttggtttttagttttcttttttaggttttgatCATTTTTATGTTGAATTTGTGTGATCAGCAATTAGCAGCTCTgtatttcttttgatatatagaAAATCTTGGAGTTGGTATGATGTATGTGTCATGGCATGGATTTCTAATTTGAAACACACAATCAACAAGAGCATGTAACTATTGTTGTCTGTTGAAACCAAGAGCAAATAGATTCATCAAAAAGAGCTTCATAGAAAAAGTTCAAAAGGAAGAAATAgtgaattttgttgttgatcatgCCATCAACAATGGTTTTTCCTCTTAAAGAATAAAGATAATGCTGATAGTTacagagaaatcaaagaatgaTGAAAACAAGGTTGCAGGTTTCAAGAATAGTTTTTCTTTCACAggttgctaatttttttttcagttactATGGCTACAGAACTCGGATTCTCGCTTTGAAAGATGTTTTAGAAACTTAGTAGGGAGATATTTCCAGTGATATAAATATTACCTTCTGATTTCTTGCGTTTTGATGGTAAATCGCTCTCAAAGTTGGCTGCtcgcttgtttgttttgtttcagagCTGTCTTACGGATTTGATCATAACTCGCTAACGGAAAACCCAAATCGCGATCTGTTTCTTCTTGTGGCTTCATATGACCGGTTTGGATGTTGTCACCAAGTTTCATAATTTTCGTGGGTTGTTTTGTTGCTCCGTTTATGGTCTTATTCAAGACTGATGAAAACATTTCAATTCAAAAATTTCAGTTCAAGAGTTTTTTATTAACTAACACACTAACATTGCATAAATCAACTGAAAACATTGATAAGTGAATCAAATCTGAAACTCAAATGTATTGATACATGAAGTCAAACTTGAAACAGAACTGAACTCAAACTAAAAAACCAGCAACAACTCACTCAAGTTCTAAAAAAACTGCAACAACACTTAAATCTCTCACGCTCTCAAAAACCTGCAACACAGCTCTcaaaaacctgcaacaacaCTCAGACTTAAACTCTCAAAAACTTGCAACACAGCCCAAACTCAAGCTCTCAAAATCTGCAACAACTCAAACTCAAGTTCTCAAAAACCTTCAACAACACTCAGACTCAAACTCTCAAAAACCTGCAACACAGCTCATGTTCAAGCTCTCAAAATCCTGAACAACTCAAACTTGTTCTCCGTCAACAGCTTCATCATCTACAACAGCTTCGGTCTCATCTTCACCACtatatacttcatcttcttctacatttaTTACAAAGTAACAATGTTAATACACAATTTAAGCttttacaacttttaaaaaataatgtacaTACCTCCTTCATAAGATTCAAAAACCTTTAGCCAATTGCGACAACATATAAGTGCTTGAACATTTTTCGGCAGAAGGCGGCTTCTATATTTGTTAAGAACTCTAGTACCAATACtgaaagaagattctgaagCTACAATGGAGATAGGAATGCTAAGAAGATCACGTGCCATGGAAGCCAGTTCTCCAAACCGTGaagagttatctttccaatatTTCAGAACATCCAAACTCTCAAGATCATTCATTTCCAATGCAGGTTCATCTAAGTACATATCCAAAGATTACTTCCCATTGACAACAACATTTGCTTTGCGAAAGGCAAAGAAATCCTATCAGCAGAACAAAACATaactttcaaaagaaaaaaaagaagctgaaAAAAACAATCCATAagaaatacatatatatcaaaatagaaCATAAGAACTTACACTGTAATTGCTAAAATTGCCTCTTGGTTCTTCATCATTCTGTGGAACATTTCCATTTGCCATTGTTGGAGGTTGTACTGTCTTTGACTGCTTCTCATATACTTCAAAAAGCTTATGTAGTTGATCTCGCAAATGTTCTATCTTTTTCTGACAGGAGCTCATATCAAGTTTTTCAAAACAGAATTCTGAAAGTGTGAGTTTCAACCTTGGATCAAACACTGTAGCCATTGCAAAAATGTCACTAACTTCTGCCCAATACTTATCAAACATCTCTTTCATTGGGACAACCATTTCTCTGATTACTTCATCTTGGTTATGCTCATTCATTGTCAGCCAATTTTGTATTTTCCAAACTTGCATGAAATACAAGTTTGAAGTTGGATATGTAGATCCAGAAATAAGATTCGTGATATGATCAAAAGGCTCTAAAAAATCACTCAATTGCTTTAGTCGGTGCCATTCCTATTCTGAAGGGTGAAACTTGTAGTTTTTGGGATCCATGACTTTGAGATTACCAAATGCAGCTCGATACTTGAGAGCCCTATCAAGCATTTTGTATGTTGAGTTCCATCTTGTCTTCACATCCAACAGCAAATCAGCCTTCAGATTTAAACCAACATTTTGAACACACTTTGCAAATAAAACCTCACGATGTCCAGATCCTTGAACAAATTTGATACTTTCCCTAATCTTATCCAATGAATCaccaactgcttccaaacccttTTGAACAATGATATTAAGAACATGTGTTGCGCATCTGACATGGAAAAACTCTCCTCCACACAACAAATCATCTCGGATTAAAAGCTGAGATTTGACGATGTCTTGCATTGTATCATTGTTGCTAACATTGTCTACTGTGATGGAGAAAACTTTTTTATCAATTCCCCAATCCTTCCATTTCTCTAGAATCTCCATTGCTAAGTGTGTACATGTATGTGGAGGAGGTAAAGCAGTAAACACTAAGATCTTGTTTTTCAGCTTTCCAATTTATGTCTATGTAATGTGATGTTAAACACATATAGCCCTCATGAGTGATTGCAGGCCACAAGTCAGTAGTGAAGCTAATCCTTCCAGGAACATTAGCCAATTCTCTCTTTAAGTTATCCATCTCACTCTCATAAAACTTGTAAACATCTGCTGCAGCTGTATTCCGACAGAAAAACTTCACATCCGCATTTAAATACTTCCAAACAGCCCTAACTCTCTCATATTCCATATATGAAAATGGGAGATCATGCTGGATAATAGACTTAGCTACCATTTCCCGTAAAACATGTTGATCAATCTTCCTAGCTTGCAATCTTGCTTCTGAATCAACCATCATCTTCCCAGTATCACCATCTCTAAGCTTAAACTTACATTTTTCCAAATGGCGTCTATATGTGTTTGTACCATTTTTGTGTGCATTATAGGCATAGTCCTTTTTGCAATATTTGCACAATGCTCTTTCTTCACTAATACCGAAGCTGTTAATCTTCTTAATCACTGAGAAATGATCCCATACTTCTGAGTActgctttctttctctttttttgatGACCCTCCCTTGTCAGCATCTTCATCAACATTAATAAATCCCTCATCATCATTAGCatcttcatcaacatcatcatcttcagcaACCTCAAATACTTTTCTTTTCTGAGTTTTAGGTGCTTCTGATTCATAACTcactttttgtttctgtttctgcttCTTAGATGCTTATGGTGCAGCactcactttttttctttgctttgcagATTTTTTTGATCCGTCAAACACTCTACTCTCATGTTCGGCATTTACAGCATTTATAAATCTCTGAGATGCTAGGTCTACTGATCTCTATTCATAAGAATCATGCGACTCTTGTGACTcctatcaaaacaaaagaaaaaaaaactctgttagGCTACTTAACGAAAAAAAGAGTCGTCGACCTCTCTACAGCGAATCCCGAATCGAGGAGAAATAAATGTGTGAAAGGGCACTGATTTCAAGTGCTATTAAAGTTGCAGATATTACAACGAACGAATAGCCATTGTGAGTTATGAGTCATATCTATGTGCAAATGgataagtaaaatatttatgattcACTGCTCCATTTTTTTCGTTTCTCACTACTAAAATTTTGTAGGAAAATGACAAATTAGAAAATACTAGTGGGAAAGAACATTTATTGTTTGTATTGTTATGCCTGAAAACAAAAAGTTCAGTTCGAAACTATGAACTGAATTGTACAGTTTCCAAAGTGAAGATCATGTCTGGACCATTTTCCCTCGTTTGTGTCGGAATAGGAGCAATTGGTAAAAGACCCTTGCTCGTAGTACATTGTATAActcttattaaaatataattttgaaacatGAACAGATCACGactgaaaaaaattcaaaaaaaaaaacaggaacaGATCACggctgaaaaaaacaaaaaaaaaaaaacaggaacaGATCACTTATCAATCATACATGAACAAATCACATATTCACATATCAATCATACATGAACAAATCACATGAACCTGCAACTTAGAACACTAAACTGAAAATGCAGAAATTCCATTAACACTTTAAAAGCAAGACAATCATACAGAAACAATTTATGATAAACCTGCAACTTAGAACACTAATCTTAAAATGCAGAAATTCTATTAACATTTTAACAGCGAGACAATCATACATAATCCTGCAACTTAGAACACtaaactgaaaaatcaaaagttcaaaacagaATGTAATCAAAGGTCAAGGATAAGTATAAAGCATTACCATTACATATGTGTGCAGATCTGTATGGCTTCAACTTCCAATCCTCCAATGATACTCACAAACAAAAATCTCTCAAGTCTCACCTCTATGTTAAGCAAACTGAAAACAGTCTTGATGCATTTGGAATGAAAACACTTTTAAGTCTAGGGTTTTCGATAGTTTTACtctaaaacttttaaagaaTCTAAGTGAAACAGAAGTTTCAAACAAAGGTTTCAAACTTTGATGGGTTGACCCGCAAACCCGCAAACCCGCAATCCGCAACGGGTTAATCCGCTTCAACCCGCGACCCGTGATGGGCTAATCCGCTAGGCCCACTATTTCATGGACACACAAAATGATGTCCAAGTCCACCCCACCATGATGCTAAATGGGCTAGGCCCGCGGCCAGGAGGCCCATTTGACACTTCTAGGAGATCTatctattataaatatttgatttctaTTACTTTAGATGGCAATGAAATTAACTACAAACGTTTACAagatgtttaaaaaccttttaaaaaccttctaaaagcgtttacaaggtgtttaaaaaacaccttgtaaacgcttttacttacaaagtgtttaaaaacctttttaaagactttttgaaaaccttttaaaaaccttataaaaaccacttttacaaggtgtttaataaaccttttaaaaactcttttaaaaaccttgtaaattttttttggcgggaaaatatatcggaaatttttttggcgggaaaattttgtttttctttttattgattaaaatatttttcatctaagggtaagatgctcattaaaaattaaaggagggcaaaaataaaaatggccaaaaaagaaggtatttttaaaagggttatatcaaaaagtgtatttttaacaaattctcataatatataaacaaatatgattgaaaaaataaataattaaatattttactacagaaaaatattttcatataatttattataatattaattttaacatcatgcttataaaaatagtataaatattttacattagttttgataaatgatataaatattttatatcaatttagtaaaaatgatgTAAGACTTGCAACATTTTTTATAAGTGATGTAAATGAGCATCAATTCTGtaattgaaacaaatatttattttaaatgatacaaattatttgcatcaacaaaatgtaaattatttgtttaagtgatgcaaattattttaacatcatttaaacatgatacaaacaaatgaaataaatgatgtaaaaccatcatttttttgtagtgagagtttttatataagattgaataagaagtgtttgcttggcgcgtttcCAAATGGGTTACTTGTTACCTTAACAAAGAGTCGCCAAAGTCAAGATAattgaacattttatttaattgcaAACAAattagaatgaaaaaaataatatagtaaatgttaattttttggttttaaactcttttttttcacGTACATATAATCcgaatttgttttcattattttgtacaTATTAACAGAATCTAACCATGAagtaaaaaatatgatattagaAATAGGTAAGGaaatgtttgcacaaaaaaaaaaaaataggtaagGAAATAAGTAACATGAAGAGAATCCAATGCATGGCTAATTGGCCATTGAAGACTTTTCACCGAATAATAATACCAAAACTTCGAGACTCATAAGTGACACACAACTAAGTCGTCGATGACTATAAGCTTTAAGTCTCTCGCTAGACTGTCCAcatacttcttcatcttctttgtcttttagCCTTTCTATATTATCCCCACCATATCTGTAAATTTCTTTACTGCCACCTCCCTAGCCTATATAAACGCATAAGCATGAGCGACACTAATAAGCAAAATAAGGTaatattaagaatttaagatGACATCTTCTATGGTCTCTTCCATGGTTCTCTTTCTCCTTATTCTTCTTGTGTTTCCGCATATGGATAAAGCCCTTGGCGCACAAGAGGAAGTCAAGAAACAAAGTGAGTCTTTTGGTCTTTTAGATGTTACGAGGTCATCAATTAGTATCATTTTGCGTTATTAGTTaggtttttattatttgcaGTTGTGTTGGAACTAATCCGTATTTGAATAAACAAATGAGCACTAAAATGATCAAACATTGACTCATGTAATATATAATGTAATGCTTTTTAGGTGGTGCAGGTGCAGAAGAGATTTACCATCCTAGTGGTTTTGGCAGTGGGATTTTCCGCCGTATAATAAAATCATGTCCTCATATATTCCCCATTTGTCGTGGTGATATCCATATCCCAGATATCCATATACCTCCTCCGCCTCACATGCCTTTGAAAGGCCGCATTGATCCTGCCGATCAGCTCGTCCGTAAATGTCTAAAAGACCCCAAATGTCGCGCTTACTGTAAAAAAAACCCCAAGTATTGTCACGCCCTTATATGTAAAACATACCCCAAAGCCAAAATTTGTCGTCCTGGTCATGTCTGACATTTCCATAAATCTCCTCCGTTCCACAGGACTTTCAAAGGCACACAAGGACCTGGTCATTGACCTCACTCTAGCTTTGAATGCGTGTGTGTGCGTGCatgtttaatttcttatattgtGGTTTCATTTGGTTTGTGGTTTCTGTCCTTGTTTTATCTATGCATGTGTTTGTCATATTTTACAGTTTTTCCGAACCGCTCCGGCGTtgctataataaataaaacttgtgTTTCCTTTTGTGTTCAAGACCCTCTTTACTTACGTTGGatcttttttttgataaagactTACTTACGTTGGATCATTCAAACATTTCTCAACACTTTGGCAATAGAAATCCTCCATCTCAGACAAACACAATATTGAGAAAGAAGTTTACACTGTCATTTGTATTCCACCGATCGGATTTATTATAGAAACTGTGAAAAGAAAATATCGTAGAAATCAAGAATgaacaatgaaataaaatttcaccttttaccaaaaaaaaaacaatgaaataaaattagggaatatatctatatatataaagttatcttTTCCTCTCGTTTTTGTGCAGCCACCTCAgcaaactccaaattcatcttagAGCATGCCACATCATCTAATTCTTTCTTAATGCAACAATTAACAGCTTGTGGAATCAACTCGACAAGATTCAAGAACTCGACTCTGCGCTAAGAAGCTTCACAATCGGTTGGCTTCAGATCTTTGAAGTCACTACCTTGCTTTCCAAGTTTCCGTCTCTTGAGAGTTTGAGATTCATAAACTGTGCGAGTCTTGGAGATGAAGAAATGGTTTTGGGTGAAAACCCGAAACGTTTAGTTAAGAGAATTAGTCTCTAAAGACTGCGATTGATCGCTGAACCGGTTTGTAAATTTGATATACCAAAAGCAGTAATCTTCAAGTATTCTGGAATAGTTCCTTACTTTTTACTTATTGAGAGTTAACGAGCATGCAAATGCAAGAAGACTTAGATTTTGATTTGGAGACGACATATACTATTGGAACCGGAGAAATCCTTGCACATCTTGTAACGACATCTCTCTTATGCTAAGACTTTAACTGTCTGTTCATATTTCCTCCAGGTATATACAAAATCACTCTACATATCTAACATCTTACACACTCATGATCACTGATCAGACCTTTActtacgtttttgtttttttttcgggGGAGAAAGATGGTCCAAATTCCAAAATGTGGAGGATAAAGTTGCAACATCTGTT
It encodes the following:
- the LOC104726010 gene encoding uncharacterized protein LOC104726010 isoform X2, which encodes MTSSMVSSMVLFLLILLVFPHMDKALGAQEEVKKQSAEEIYHPSGFGSGIFRRIIKSCPHIFPICRGDIHIPDIHIPPPPHMPLKGRIDPADQLVRKCLKDPKCRAYCKKNPKYCHALICKTYPKAKICRPGHV
- the LOC104726010 gene encoding uncharacterized protein LOC104726010 isoform X1 gives rise to the protein MTSSMVSSMVLFLLILLVFPHMDKALGAQEEVKKQSGAGAEEIYHPSGFGSGIFRRIIKSCPHIFPICRGDIHIPDIHIPPPPHMPLKGRIDPADQLVRKCLKDPKCRAYCKKNPKYCHALICKTYPKAKICRPGHV